A window of Streptomyces broussonetiae genomic DNA:
CAGGACGGCGACCTGAAGACGATGCGGGCCAACCTGGGCACGCTGCAGAAGCAGGCCGACGCGCTCGCCGCGCGCGCTCCGCACCTGTACGAGGACGTCGACGACGCCGTCAAGAAGATCGACAAGCTGAACGACGGCGCGCAGCAGGTCGCCGCGGGCGCCAAGAAGCTGCACACCGGGCTCGGCACCGCCCGGGCCGGCGCGGACACCCTGGACACGGGCATCGGCACGGCCGCGTCGGGCGCCCAGACCCTCAACGGCGGCCTGTTCAAGCTGTCCGACGGCTCCGGGAAGCTCGCCGGCGGGCTGCACGACGGCGCGAAGAAGATCCCGGACTACGACAAGCACCAACGCGACGCGCGCACCGGGGTGATGGCCGACCCCGTCCAGCTCGCCTCCCAGGACCTGCACAAGGCACCGAACTACGGCACCGGGTTCGCCCCGTACTTCATCCCGCTGTCCCTCTGGGTCGGCGCGATGGTGGCCTACATGCTGATCCAGCCGCTCAACCGGCGTGCCCTGGCGGCCGGTTCGTCCGCATGGCGGATCGCGCTCGCGGGCTGGCTGCCGGTGGTCGCCGTGGGCGTGCTCCAGGTGTCCGCGCTGATGGCCGTGCTGCACTGGGCGATCGGGCTGCAGATGCTGCACGCGGCCGGCACGATCGGCTTCCTGTTCCTGGTCACGGCGTGCTTCGCCGCGATCGTGCAGTGGCTGAACGCCCGCTTCGGCGCGGCCGGCCGGATCCTGGTGCTGGCGCTGCTGATGCTCCAGCTGACCTCGGCGGGCGGCACGTACCCCGTACAGACGAGTCCGGGCTTCTTCAACGCGATCCACCCGTTCCTGCCGATGAGCTACATCGTGGCGGCGCTGCGCCGGCTGATCACGGGCGGCGGACTCGGTCCGGTCTGGCAGGCGTGCGCCGTGCTCGCCGCGTTCACCGCGGGGGCGCTCGCCCTGACCGCCCTCGCGGCCCGGCGGCGCCAGGTGTGGACGCTGGACCGGCTGCATCCGGAGCTGAGTCTGTGATCCCCGGTGACGCCCCGCACGCGCGCGTACCTGTGAGAATCGGGTCCATGGAAAGCAGCAGCGCCAGGTCCGGCGGCAGCACGCGCCGCGAGGCCACCCGGCAGAAGCTCTACGAGGCGGCCGTCACGCTCATCGCCGAGCAGGGCTTCTCCGCGACGACGGTGGACGAGATCGCCGAGCGGGCCGGGGTCGCAAAAGGCACGGTCTACTACAACTTCGCGAGCAAGTCGGTCCTCTTCGAGGAACTGCTGCGCCACGGTGTGGGCCTGCTCACCGCCTCGCTGAAGGAGGCCGCGGAACAGACCGCGCGCGAGGGCGGCAGCAAGGTGGACGCGCTGGACGCGATGATCCGCGCGGGTCTGGTCTTCATCGACCGCTACCCGGCCTTCACCCAGCTGTACGTGGCCGAGCTGTGGCGCACCAACCGGGCCTGGCAGTCCACGCTGATGGTGGTCCGGCAGGAGGCCGTCGCGGTGGTCGAGAGGGTGCTGCGCGAGGGCGTGGCGGCCGGGGAGTTCAGCGACGAGATCGACATCCCGCTGACGGCGGCCGCGCTGGTCGGCATGGTCCTGGTGGCCGCCCTGGACTGGAAGTCCTTCCAGGCGGAGCGCTCCCTGGACGACGTCCACGCGGCCCTGTCCCGGCTGCTCCAGGGACGCGTGAGCGGCAAGGGCTGAGCCCTCCTGCCCGGACATGTGAGGAAGGCGCCGGTCCGCTGTGGGACCGGCGCCTTCCGTTTCCCCTTGTTCCCCGTACTCCCCCGTACGGTTCTCCCCCGTTGGTCCCCCGTGGGTGGTCGCTCCCCCGGGTCCCCCGTCTCGCTTCCGCCGACGGATCGGCGGAAGGAGCGGCCAGGTGGCGGGCGCCGTTCCGCCGCCCCGT
This region includes:
- a CDS encoding TetR/AcrR family transcriptional regulator; amino-acid sequence: MESSSARSGGSTRREATRQKLYEAAVTLIAEQGFSATTVDEIAERAGVAKGTVYYNFASKSVLFEELLRHGVGLLTASLKEAAEQTAREGGSKVDALDAMIRAGLVFIDRYPAFTQLYVAELWRTNRAWQSTLMVVRQEAVAVVERVLREGVAAGEFSDEIDIPLTAAALVGMVLVAALDWKSFQAERSLDDVHAALSRLLQGRVSGKG